Proteins from one Ranitomeya variabilis isolate aRanVar5 chromosome 1, aRanVar5.hap1, whole genome shotgun sequence genomic window:
- the NOP10 gene encoding H/ACA ribonucleoprotein complex subunit 3 has translation MFLQYYLNEQGERVYTMKNVSPSGQPTSSAHPARFSPDDKYSRHRVSIKKRFGLLLTQQPRPVL, from the exons ATGTTCCTGCAGTATTACCTGAACGAGCAGGGAGAGCGGGTGTACACCATGAAG AATGTATCTCCTAGTGGACAGCCGACCTCTTCGGCTCATCCTGCTCGCTTCTCTCCAGATGACAAGTACTCCCGACACCGCGTCTCCATCAAGAAGAGATTTGGCCTATTGCTAACTCAGCAGCCAAGACCTGTTTTGTGA